One Pectobacterium colocasium DNA segment encodes these proteins:
- a CDS encoding GNAT family N-acetyltransferase, which produces MVNLKKMSAGEFAAYRQCFILEYAQDLQDSRGYNEEKARAIATQSIDIALPQGPDTAENTLWCIHADNTDPVIGYLWVVFNQQSVWVSDFFLLPAWRGLGLGKASLLEMEAAVAAVGINEIGLRVAVNNQSAKALYEKIGFQTTGFNMNKILNSDRQK; this is translated from the coding sequence ATGGTTAACTTAAAAAAGATGTCGGCTGGTGAATTTGCTGCGTATCGCCAGTGTTTTATTCTGGAATATGCTCAGGATCTACAGGATTCTCGTGGTTATAACGAAGAGAAAGCAAGGGCGATCGCAACACAATCGATTGATATCGCGTTACCTCAAGGCCCTGATACGGCAGAAAATACACTCTGGTGTATTCACGCTGATAATACAGATCCGGTGATTGGCTACCTCTGGGTCGTGTTTAACCAACAATCTGTCTGGGTATCCGACTTTTTCCTTCTGCCTGCGTGGCGTGGGCTAGGTTTGGGAAAAGCATCATTACTGGAAATGGAAGCCGCGGTGGCAGCCGTGGGGATCAATGAGATTGGTTTAAGAGTGGCGGTGAATAATCAGTCAGCGAAAGCGTTGTATGAAAAAATCGGCTTCCAGACTACCGGTTTTAATATGAATAAGATACTGAATTCAGACAGACAAAAGTAA
- a CDS encoding cytochrome b562 gives MNKMTKICFSVLLAGSLLTPVLANATTSEDMRGMQKSYTAATKADDAAALKTALSTFREHVEHAKTQVPPDFAKQPADGPDRKAYVEGLDKILQKVDSAQALADAGKLSEAKAVLAEINTLKGEYHSKLRG, from the coding sequence ATGAATAAAATGACCAAGATCTGTTTTTCTGTGCTGTTGGCCGGTAGTTTGCTGACACCTGTTTTGGCAAACGCCACCACGTCGGAAGATATGCGTGGTATGCAGAAAAGCTATACCGCTGCAACGAAAGCGGATGATGCCGCCGCGCTGAAAACTGCGCTGAGCACATTCCGTGAGCACGTCGAGCATGCTAAAACGCAGGTGCCACCTGATTTCGCTAAACAACCTGCCGATGGCCCAGACAGAAAAGCCTATGTGGAAGGTCTGGATAAGATTTTGCAAAAAGTTGACAGCGCACAGGCTCTGGCGGATGCCGGTAAACTGAGCGAAGCCAAAGCGGTGTTAGCTGAAATCAATACCTTGAAAGGTGAATACCACAGTAAATTGAGAGGCTAA